In Mytilus edulis chromosome 7, xbMytEdul2.2, whole genome shotgun sequence, a single genomic region encodes these proteins:
- the LOC139482591 gene encoding toll-like receptor 4, which yields MLDVRKNRLTSVSSAIRGWADKMQELHGMTLQITDNAFECNCDTIDFIRWIQTTKVNLDSRSYKCKLSNGTIIDTLIAYNSLYDLFADCKNTMWLTFASTLLSTTITISMLLLAYHKRWKIIFSIYGVIRRVVEHKVWRIYKYDVYISYEGDIVIWIKNVLIPKLEEEWGLTMCIKDRDFLPGPSQADNEAESIQNSRSIIFLITPEFLSSHDCMFELDRAKYERITKNLERIIIITKDITITDIPVEFSYIWNYAFIIQWPKSLEDLDGTWRKLRMLLTDGLITNI from the coding sequence ATGCTGGACGTAAGGAAGAATCGATTAACAAGTGTGAGCTCAGCTATCAGAGGCTGGGCAGATAAGATGCAAGAACTGCATGGAATGACGTTACAGATCACTGATAATGCATTTGAGTGCAATTGTGACACTATAGACTTTATAAGGTGGATTCAGACTACAAAAGTCAATCTTGACAGCCGATCATATAAATGTAAATTGTCTAACGGCACAATTATCGATACACTTATAGCGTACAACTCTTTATATGACTTGTTTGCAGACTGTAAGAATACTATGTGGTTAACTTTTGCATCAACATTATTATCTACAACCATAACGATCTCAATGTTACTTTTAGCCTATCACAAGAGATGGAAAATCATCTTCTCTATATATGGAGTAATTCGCCGTGTTGTTGAGCACAAAGTCTGGAGAATTTACAAATATGACGTGTATATATCATATGAAGGAGATATTGTCATTTGGATTAAAAATGTACTAATACCAAAACTTGAAGAGGAATGGGGGCTGACAATGTGTATAAAAGATAGAGATTTTTTACCTGGACCGAGTCAAGCAGACAACGAGGCAGAGAGCATTCAAAACAGCAGGTCAATTATATTTCTGATCACGCCCGAATTCCTATCGTCACATGATTGCATGTTCGAACTTGACAGGGCAAAATATGAAAGAATTACAAAAAATCTGGAGCGTATCATTATAATTACAAAAGATATAACAATTACTGATATTCCTGTAGAGTTTTCGTACATTTGGAACTATGCATTTATTATACAATGGCCGAAAAGTCTAGAGGACTTGGATGGTACTTGGAGGAAACTGAGGATGTTGCTTACAGATGGCTTGATTACAAACATTTAA